In Electrophorus electricus isolate fEleEle1 chromosome 1, fEleEle1.pri, whole genome shotgun sequence, a single window of DNA contains:
- the LOC113569789 gene encoding very-long-chain (3R)-3-hydroxyacyl-CoA dehydratase-like, translating into MVISLSLFASEMERQEGDEQNIATERHLENKNVLDVLRQCYLFLYNLLQFLGFSWTLSRLTADLILQGQGALNSAFGSCAAVLYSCQMLAALEVMNATLGLVKTPVFPTLIQVAGRNLILFVVFGSLPDMQGRSVVFCVFYLWSAMDMFRYLAHAVVSIGMERRTLTWLQNAVWVLLYPLTAVAEAAAVLQSLPVFDKSGLFSIPLPEAVGFSISFSFSLRLYLVLMLFGLLINIRHLVSQRRRQFQLKRD; encoded by the exons ATGGTGATTTCACTATCACTATTTGCGTCCGAAATGGAGCGTCAAGAG gggGATGAACAGAATATTGCAACTGAAAGACATCTGGAGAACAAGAATG TGTTGGACGTTCTGAGACAATGCTACCTGTTCTTGTACAACCTGCTTCAGTTCCTGGGGTTCTCCTGGACCTTGAGCCGATTGACTGCTGATCTCATATTGCAGGGCCAAG GTGCATTGAACAGTGCGTTTGGCTCATGTGCTGCAGTGCTGTACAGCTGTCAGATGCTGGCAGCACTGGAGGTGATGAATGCAACCCTGGGCCTTGTCAAGACTCCTGTCTTCCCCACTCTGATACAG GTAGCGGGGAGAAACCTCATTCTGTTTGTCGTGTTCGGCAGCCTGCCAGACATGCAGGGACGAAGTGTCGTCTTCTGTGTCTTCTACCTCTGGAGTGCCATGGACATGTTCAG GTACCTTGCTCATGCGGTGGTGAGCATCGGGATGGAGAGGAGGACCCTCACGTGGCTCCAGAATGCCGTCTGGGTGCTGCTGTATCCACTCACTGCTGTGGCAGAAG ctgcagctgtgcTCCAGTCCCTGCCTGTGTTTGACAAGAGCGGACTCTTCAGCATCCCTCTCCCTGAGGCAGTGGGCTTCTCCAtcagtttctctttctctcttagaCTCTACCTGGTCCTCATGCTTTTTG gtCTCTTGATAAATATCAGGCACCTGGTAAGCCAAAGGCGAAGACAGTTCCAACTGAAACGTGACTAA
- the helz2c gene encoding LOW QUALITY PROTEIN: helicase with zinc finger domain 2 (The sequence of the model RefSeq protein was modified relative to this genomic sequence to represent the inferred CDS: deleted 1 base in 1 codon; substituted 2 bases at 2 genomic stop codons) → NQVWVADLLISLSGVPPXIIAILTPYNAQMSTIKKILKKKTSEKKGFEHVSVCTIMKSQGSKWPYVIVSKVRACPLSXIQNRYLAVASRGWLGKKLGYVTDPNQVNVAIMHAQNGLCILGNSHLLECSELWKKLLSHYQAQNCVLISAQNIKVWHNC, encoded by the exons AATCAGGTGTGGGTAGCTGATCTATTGATCAGTCTCTCTGGTGTGCCACCTTAGATCATCGCCATCCTGACACCTTATAATGCACAGATGTCCACAATcaaaaagattttgaaaaagaaGACTAGTGAGAAGAAAGGCTTTGAGCATGTCAGTGTTTGCACAATTATGAAAAGCCaag GGAGTAAGTGGCCTTATGTGATAGTTTCTAAAGTGCGAGCCTGTCCTCTTTCTTAGATACAAAACAGGTATCTGGCTGTAGCCAGCAGAGGCTGGCTAGGGAAGAAACTGGGGTATGTCACTGAC CCCAACCAGGTGAACGTCGCAATCATGCATGCTCAGAATGGACTCTGCATTCTGG gtAATTCTCACTTGCTGGAGTGCAGTGAACTCTGGAAAAAACTGCTATCTCACTATCAAGCACAGAATTGTGTGCTGATTTCAGCCCAAAACATTAAAGTCTGGCATAACTGCTAA
- the LOC113586075 gene encoding uncharacterized protein LOC113586075, translating into MECFWILFSFVYLATSFNVKQVKLGDPVTLLCKGQQKKDYPGRVEWSTSDQMVAQYSAGTFKPGRGFEDRVHLPDNGTLKKGNFSLTISPTVYSDYDTYECWYENEHLNSWTLKIMTSLPATYVMLGDAATLPCYARINRNTPESDITLQWTKGDEIVLSIKNGILRKFKNFQQRVTVTPSEIRKGNISLHFSETYLSDNGTYTCQMDNNVKHVTLQLTACHRTIPVALGQALLIPLHTDENVNVLFQRPQISQTYIVICETSCNTMDWSKRLYDMELKIVRKEHIGTYNIMHRSKHQTICTYVIVSPENIKNNNELTCNTNRVFIALIVCSCIYFCVRI; encoded by the exons ATGGAATGTTTTTGGATTTTATTCAGTTTTG TGTATTTAGCAACTTCCTTCAATGTGAAACAAGTAAAACTTGGGGATCCAGTAACACTCCTGTGTAAAGGACAACAGAAAAAAGACTATCCAGGAAGGGTAGAATGGAGCACATCAGACCAAATGGTGGCTCAGTATTCTGCTGGGACTTTTAAGCCTGGCCGAGGTTTTGAAGACCGCGTGCATCTCCCTGACAATGGGACGCTTAAGAAGGGGAATTTTTCACTCACTATCTCTCCCACAGTTTATAGTGACTATGACACCTATGAGTGTTGGTATGAAAATGAACACTTGAACAGCTGGACTCTAAAAATTATGA CCAGCTTGCCAGCAACATATGTGATGCTGGGGGATGCAGCAACACTCCCTTGCTACGCACgtataaacagaaacacacctgAGAGTGACATTACTCTGCAGTGGACTAAAGGAGATGAGATAGTGCTGAGCATTAAAAATGGAATTCTAAGGAAGTTCAAGAATTTCCAACAAAGAGTTACTGTTACACCTTCCGAGATCCGAAAGGGCAACATCTCTCTACATTTCAGTGAAACGTATCTCTCTGATAATGGCACATATACATGCCAAATGGACAACAATGTCAAGCACGTGACACTTCAacttacag CTTGTCACAGGACAATACCAGTTGCTCTTGGACAAGCACTCTTAATTCCACTACATACTGATGAGAACGTAAATGTTCTCTTCCAAAGACCACAGATTTCACAAACCTACATTGTTATATGTGAGACATCCTGCAACACCATGGACTGGAGTAAAAGACTTTATGACATGGAACTTAAAATAGTTAGAAAAGAACATATTGGTACATATAATATAATGCACAGAAGCAAACATCAGACCATCTGTACCTATGTCATCGTTTCACCTGAGAATATTAAGAATAACAATGAACTTACATGTAACACAAATCGTGTCTTCATTGCATTGATTGTATgttcttgtatttatttttgtgtcagAATCTGA
- the LOC113569901 gene encoding uncharacterized protein LOC113569901: MHLLPTNLATSVSFVLIILHLSVSYSMEVRVSVGSTAILPCYSHVDQQLNSNNIHMQWKKGDTIVLDFHDGKMDRDLEYSFRTTVEVESVPKGDFSLSITDTKTTDSGVYKCLDYYRGILSSIILDVYEEKILKLHRYAGDSLTILIPPEEVQIKFINSDSPQWLCSLFLDWAVCKTDSYGRFKYKNGLLTMEHLTKDDEGRYTVTKALGNRIIKEVYVQISSSPPKVMYICWTILCLILVVWIYIQRRKRLTRFYR, encoded by the exons atgcacttgttACCAACAAACCTGGCTACAAGTGTCAGCTTTGTCCTGATCATACTGCATCTCAGTG TGTCTTACAGTATGGAAGTGCGTGTGTCCGTGGGATCCACAGCAATTCTGCCGTGCTACAGTCATGTTGACCAACAACTTAACAGTAACAATATTCATATGCAGTGGAAGAAAGGAGATACAATAGTTCTGGACTTTCATGATGGCAAAATGGATCGTGATTTAGAGTACAGTTTCAGGACAACAGTGGAAGTTGAGTCTGTTCCTAAGGGGGATTTTTCTCTCAGCATAACAGATACAAAGACCACAGACAGTGGTGTGTACAAGTGCCTGGACTATTACCGTGGAATTCTTAGTTCAATCATTCTGGATGTGTATGAAG AGAAAATTTTAAAACTTCACCGGTATGCTGGAGATTCCCTGACTATTCTTATTCCACCTGAGGAAGTTCAAATCAAGTTTATCAACAGTGACTCACCACAGTGgctttgctctctctttttggaCTGGGCAGTTTGCAAAACAGACAGCTATGGAAGGTTTAAATATAAGAATGGACTTTTAACTATGGAGCACCTTACAAAGGATGATGAAGGGAGATACACAGTGACAAAGGCTCTTGGGAATAGGATAATAAAAGAAGTGTATGTTCAAATCTCAAGCAGTCCTCCCAAAG TGATGTATATCTGTTGGACTATTTTGTGTCTGATTCTGGTGGTTTGGATTTACATTCAAAGACGTAAAAGATTGACGAGATTCTacagatga